The Planococcus sp. MSAK28401 genome window below encodes:
- the istB gene encoding IS21-like element helper ATPase IstB — protein MGPLIEEYAKRLKLSWIRQHYHEVEATSNEEFLLKLMEQEIQQREERKTNLLLSQSQLPEVPSVPFIWDEIDYTQGLTRNYFLEGEFLSKKENLIFYGGVGTGKTFLSTVIGLNAIQSSAKNIKFFTVANLVNRLLDAHEKGTIGRFHKQLEKLDLLILDELGFIPLHKQGAELLFQVISLCYERNSLIITTNLRFGEWNHVFGDPILTEAVIDRLIHHSHLVVFKGPSHRMKESLLQN, from the coding sequence ATGGGACCACTGATTGAGGAATATGCGAAGAGATTAAAGTTGAGCTGGATTCGCCAGCATTACCATGAGGTAGAAGCTACTTCGAATGAAGAGTTCTTACTCAAGCTGATGGAACAAGAAATTCAGCAGCGAGAGGAACGAAAAACGAATCTCCTACTTAGTCAATCACAGCTTCCAGAAGTCCCATCGGTACCTTTCATATGGGATGAAATTGATTATACCCAGGGACTAACGAGAAACTATTTTTTAGAGGGAGAATTCCTATCGAAGAAAGAAAATCTGATATTTTACGGAGGCGTGGGCACTGGGAAGACCTTTCTTTCTACAGTGATTGGACTGAATGCCATTCAGTCATCCGCTAAAAATATCAAGTTCTTTACGGTAGCAAACTTGGTCAATCGGCTCCTAGATGCCCACGAAAAAGGGACAATTGGTCGATTCCATAAGCAGCTTGAAAAACTGGATTTACTGATCTTAGACGAACTGGGCTTCATCCCTTTGCATAAACAAGGAGCCGAACTTCTCTTCCAAGTTATCAGTCTGTGTTATGAAAGAAATAGCCTGATTATCACTACAAACCTACGGTTTGGGGAGTGGAACCATGTTTTCGGTGACCCCATTCTTACTGAAGCTGTGATTGATCGATTGATTCACCATTCCCATCTGGTCGTATTTAAAGGACCGAGTCATCGGATGAAAGAGTCTTTACTGCAAAATTGA